In a genomic window of Cyanobacteria bacterium GSL.Bin1:
- a CDS encoding YdcF family protein: MFLFLSKLLPLFLYPLGLTSLFLLVGLIIAWKRPALALVPMGMSLLIILVASNAWVSSLLMQSLEWQQISSEELPEAEAIILLGGSTRVPTPPRNTVEITESGDRVLYAAHLYKEGKAPLIIATGGRITWLQNAPPEADSMKNLLIEIGVPESAIIEETQALNTYENALYTKKILEQRGIKQSLLVTSASHMPRSLRVFQKQGIDVIPAPTDFLVTQLDWEQLQITPQATLLNLLPSAENLKQTTQALKEYLGLIVYWLKGWI, from the coding sequence GTGTTTCTATTTTTATCTAAACTCCTGCCGCTTTTTTTATATCCTTTAGGATTAACCAGCCTTTTTTTACTAGTGGGTTTAATTATTGCTTGGAAACGTCCTGCCTTGGCATTGGTTCCTATGGGAATGAGTTTATTGATTATTTTAGTGGCAAGTAATGCCTGGGTGAGTTCTTTGCTGATGCAATCCTTAGAATGGCAACAAATTTCTAGCGAAGAGTTACCCGAAGCTGAGGCGATCATTTTATTAGGGGGATCAACACGCGTACCCACTCCGCCTCGCAATACGGTGGAAATCACAGAATCTGGTGATCGTGTGTTGTATGCAGCCCACCTCTATAAAGAAGGGAAAGCCCCCCTGATTATTGCCACGGGCGGACGAATTACTTGGTTACAAAACGCACCGCCAGAAGCAGATAGTATGAAGAATTTATTAATCGAAATTGGGGTACCTGAATCAGCAATCATAGAAGAAACTCAAGCCCTCAACACCTATGAAAACGCCCTTTATACCAAGAAAATTTTGGAACAACGAGGGATCAAACAGTCGCTGCTGGTTACCTCGGCTTCTCATATGCCGCGATCGCTGCGCGTGTTTCAAAAACAAGGAATTGATGTAATTCCTGCCCCCACAGACTTTTTAGTGACTCAACTTGACTGGGAACAATTACAAATAACTCCCCAAGCCACTCTCTTAAATTTACTGCCCAGTGCTGAGAATCTGAAGCAAACCACTCAAGCGCTAAAAGAATATCTGGGTCTGATTGTGTATTGGTTAAAAGGTTGGATTTAA